From Salinicoccus roseus, one genomic window encodes:
- the mscL gene encoding large conductance mechanosensitive channel protein MscL, which yields MWQEFKDFILRGNVLDLAVAVVIGAAFSKIVTALVENIIMPSIALIFGNTDFTSEWAYKGITYGVFIQAIIDFLIIAAAIFVFIKAVNLLTRNRFVEEAAEDEQTVLLREIRDALKKEDASS from the coding sequence ATGTGGCAGGAATTCAAGGACTTCATACTCAGGGGCAATGTACTGGATCTTGCAGTCGCCGTCGTCATTGGTGCGGCATTCAGCAAAATCGTCACTGCACTCGTAGAAAACATCATCATGCCGTCGATTGCACTGATATTCGGCAACACCGACTTCACATCGGAATGGGCATACAAGGGGATCACCTATGGCGTCTTCATCCAGGCGATCATAGACTTCCTCATCATAGCAGCAGCAATATTCGTATTCATCAAAGCCGTCAATCTCCTGACGCGGAACCGCTTCGTCGAGGAGGCGGCCGAAGATGAGCAGACGGTGCTGCTCAGGGAGATCAGGGACGCACTGAAAAAGGAAGACGCAAGTTCATGA